DNA sequence from the Bradyrhizobium sp. CIAT3101 genome:
CGCTTCGCCAACCATGAGCTCGCCAATCTGATCGGGCGGCTGCACATCAACATCTCCGGCTGCATCAACGCCTGCGGTCACCACCATGTCGGCCATATCGGCATTCTCGGCGTCGAGAAGAACGGCGAGGAGGTCTACCAGATCACCATCGGCGGCCGCGCCGACGAGGGTGCTGCGCTGGGCAATCTGATCGGACCCGGCGTCAAGTTCGACGAGGTCGCCGATGTCATCGAGGACGTCGTTGAAGCGTATCTGGCGCTGCGCGAGCGGCCGGAGGAGCTGTTTATCGACACCGTAAAACGCCTCGGCGTCGAACCCTTCAAGGAGCGCGTCTATGCCACTCGTTAACGGCGGAAAAATCATCGACGACAGCTTCGTCAAGCTGGCCGTCGACATCCCGCTGCCCGAGAGCGGCGACATCCTGGTGCCGGCCGAGCGTTTCATCGGCGAGGCCGACGCGTTGCTCAAGCGCGCCGGCAAGGTCGGCGTGATCTGGCCGAACAACCGCGACATCGACGAGCTGGTGCCGTATCTCGGCAAGGTGGCGACGGTTGCGCTGGTGTTCCCGACCTTCCGCGACGGGCGCGCCTACAGCCAGGCGCGGCTGCTGCGCGAGCGCTACAACTATCGCGGCGATTTGCGCGCGACGGGCCAGATCCTGCGCGATCAGTTCGTGTTCATGCTGCGCGCCGGCTTCGATTCCTTCGAGGTGAAGAAGCAGGCGGACGCGGAAGCGTTCATGCAGACCGCGAAGCGCTACTCGGTGTTCTACCAGCCGACCGGCGACGGCCGGATCACGGCGCTGCACCGGCGCATGCAGTTGCGTCACTCCGAGGGTGTCGGCACGTGAACGCGATGGCGCCCCAGGTCTCATCCGTCTCGACGCTGCCTTCGGCGGCGGAGCTCGATCGCGCGTTGCGCGAGGCCTCTCCTGCAGAAGTCATCGCGGCGGCGCTCAAAGCCGTCGGGCGCGAGAAGCTTGCGCTGGTGTCGTCCTTCGGGACGGAATCGGCGACGCTGCTCAAGGTCATGGCGGATGTCGATCCGGCCATCCCGGTGATCTTTCTCGACACCGGCTGGCTGTTCGAGGAGACGCTGGCCTATCGCGATACGCTGATTGCGACGCTCGGCTTGAAGGACGTCCGCTCCATCAAGCCGGCGGAAGAGACGCTGACGCGCGAAGATCCCGAACGCGACCTCTGGTTCTCCGATCCCGATGCCTGCTGCCGTATCCGCAAGGTCGAACCGCTGGCGCGCGCGCTGAAGCCGTTTTCGGCCTGGCTTAACGGCCGCAAGCGCTTTCAGGGCAATTTGCGCGCCGACATTCCTGTCGTCGAGGACGATGGTGCTCGGTTGAAGTTCAACCCGTTCGCCAACGTCTCGCGCGAGGAACTCGAAGCGATTTTCATCCGCGCCAAATTGCCGCGTCACCCCCTTGCGGCGTCTGGTTTTCGCTCGGTTGGGTGTATGCCTTGCACGAGCAGAACGGCCGAGGGCGAGGATGAGCGCGCAGGTCGCTGGCGTGGCCGGGCCAAGACAGAATGCGGCATCCACACGATGAAGGCTTCGTAGCACAGGCAAGCTGCCCCGCTTCGAACAAGAAAATCCGGTTCCGTTGACTTGAGTGCGTTTCGCCATGAGTTTCGCCTGCATGCCTTTGCCGACATTGGCGTCGTCGAAGTGAATGGAGATGGACATGATGCGCCGTATCGTTCCGCTCGCTGCAGGACTTCTCACGACGGGATTCTTGGCTAGCGCGGCTCTCGCTGCTGATATCAACCTCTTGAACGTGTCGTATGATCCGACGCGCGAACTCTATGTCGAGTTCAACAAGGCGTTCGCGAACGCCTATCAGAAGGAGACCGGCAAGAGCGTCGAGATCAAGCAGTCGCATGGCGGCAGCGGCTCGCAGGCGCGCGCCGTGATCGACGGATTGCAGGCCGATGTGGTGACGCTCGCGCTCGCCTATGACATCGATGCCATCGCCGGTAAGGGCCTCATTGCAGCCGATTGGCAGAAGCGGTTGCCGCAGAATTCATCACCCTACACGTCGACGATCGTGTTCCTGGTGCGCAAGGGCAATCCCAAGGGCATCAAGGACTGGGACGATCTGCTCAAGCCGGGCGTCGCCGTGATCACGCCGAACCCGAAGACCTCGGGCGGTGCGCGCTGGAATTACCTGGCAGCCTGGGGCTTTGCGCAGAAGAAGTTCGGCTCGGCCGACAAGGCCAAGGACTTCGTCGGCAAGCTCTATCAACAGGTGCCGGTGCTCGACACCGGCGCGCGCGGCGCCACCGTGACCTTCGTCGAGCGCGGCGTTGGCGACGTGCTGCTGGCCTGGGAGAACGAGGCCTATCTCGCGCTGAAGGAATTCGGTCCGGAGAAATTCGAGATCGTGGCGCCGCCGCTGTCGATCCTGGCCGAGCCGCCGGTCGCGATCGTCGACAAGGTTGCCGACAAGAAGGGCACCCGCAACGTCGCTGATGCCTATCTCCAGTACTGGTACACCAAGGAAGGACAGGAAATTGCCGCGCGCAACTTCTACCGTCCGCGCGATGCCGAGATCGCTAAAAAGTATGAAAACTCCTTCGCAAAGGTCGAGCTGTTCACGATCGACGACGTGTTCGGCGGCTGGACCAAGGCGCAGAAGGAACATTTTGCCGACGGCGGCGTCTTCGATCAGATCTACAAGAACTGATCGGGCGCTGTCGGAACGGCAGTAGGGGGCCTGGTGAGCGTAATCGCAGCACGACGACGGACTCTTCCGGGTTTCGGTCTCACGATGGGACTGACGCTGACCTGGCTGTCCGTCATCATCCTGATTCCGCTCGCCGGGCTGTTCCTGCGATCCACCGAGCTCAGCTTCGATCAGTTCTGGGCCATCCTCTCCAGCCGCCGCACACTGAATGCTTTGCGGGTCTCATTCGGCCTCGCCTTTGCGGCGGCCTGCGTCAACCTCGTGATGGGCAGCATCATCGTCTGGGCGCTGGTGCGCTACCGTTTTCCCGGCCGGCGAATCTTCGACGCCATCGTCGACGTGCCCTTTGCGCTGCCGACGGCGGTGGCCGGCGTCGCGCTGACGTCGCTGTTCGCCGAGAAGGGCTGGCTTGGTGCGCCGCTTGCCGCGCTCGGTATCAAGGTCGCGTTCACGCCGCTCGGCATCTTCGTTGCCATGATCTTCATCGGCATTCCCTTCGTGGTGCGGACCGTGCAGCCGGTGCTGCAGGATCTCGATCCGGAGATCGAGGAGGCCGCGGGCAGCCTGGGGGCCAGCCGCTGGCAGACCATCATCCGCGTGATACTGCCCTCGCTTGCGCCGGCGCTGCTCACCGGCCTCGCGCTCGCCTTTGCGCGCGCGGTCGGCGAATACGGCTCGGTGATCTTTATCGCCGGCAATCTGCCTAATGTCTCCGAGATCGCGCCGCTGCTGATCGTGATCCGGCTCTCCGAATTCCGTTACGCCGATGCCACGGCCATTGCCGTGGTCATGCTGGTCGTCTCCTTCGTCATCATCTTCGCGGTCAACCGGTTGCAGCGCTGGGCGCAGAACCGGGTCCCGGTGCACTAGGGCGGTATGCGATGACGATGCAGATCGCCGATTCCGTTTCGCTCACCTCGCCCGAGGCGAAGGCGCGCGTCCACGCGGCCGCCGCGCGCAACAATCTCCGCACCGAGCCCAAGGCCGTCCGCATCGCCATCATCGTGCTGGCGATCGCGTTCCTCTCAGTCTTCGTCGTGCTGCCGCTGGTGCTGGTGTTCGCGCAGGCTTTCTCGCGGGGTGTTCTGGCCTATTTCAATGCGCTCGCCGAGCCGGAGGCGCTGGCTGCGATCAAGCTGACGCTGTTGGTCGCGGCGATCTCGGTCGGTCTCAACCTCGTGTTCGGCCTCGTCGCCGCCTGGGCGATCGCCAAGTTCGAGTTCAGGGGGAAAACCTTCCTGATCACGCTGATCGACCTGCCGTTCTCGGTAAGCCCGGTCATCTCGGGTCTGGTCTTCGTGTTGCTGTTCGGCGCGCAGGGCTATTTCGGCGGCTGGCTCAGGGATCACGACATCCAGATCCTGTTCGCGGTGCCCGGCATCGCGCTCGCCACCACCTTCGTGACCTTCCCCTTCGTGGCGCGCGCGCTGATCCCCTTGATGCAGGAGCAGGGCACGCAAGAAGAAGAGGCCGCGATCTCGCTCGGCGCCTCCGGCCTGCAGACCTTCTTCCGCGTCACGCTGCCCAACATCAAATGGGGCGTGCTCTACGGCGTCCTGCTCTGCAATGCGCGCGCGATGGGCGAGTTCGGTGCGGTCTCCGTCGTCTCCGGCCATATCCGCGGCGAGACCAACACCATGCCGCTGCTGGTCGAGATTCTCTACAACGAGTACCAGTTCGTCGCCGCATTCGCCATCGCCTCGCTGCTCGCGATGCTGGCGCTGATCACGCTGATCGCCAAGACCATTCTCGAACGTCATCTCGACGAAGGACACGACGTCAATGACCATTGAAGTCAAAAATCTCGTCAAGAGGTTCGGCAGCTTTGCTGCGCTCGACGGCGTCGACCTCAAGGTCAATGACGGCGAGCTGCTCGCGCTGCTCGGCCCCTCCGGCTCCGGCAAGACCACGCTGCTGCGGATCATCGCCGGCCTCGACTGGCCCGACTCGGGCGAAGTCGCCTTCAACGGCGAGGATGCGCTGGCGCAAGGCGCGCGCGAACGCAATGTCGGCTTCGTGTTCCAGCACTACGCGCTGTTCCGCCACATGAGCGTGTTCGAGAACGTCGCCTTTGGCCTGCGCGTGCAACCGCGCGCGATCCGCAAGGACGAAGCGACGATCCGCAGGCGCGTGAAGGAACTGCTCGACCTCGTGCAGCTCGACTGGCTCGCCGACCGCTATCCGAGCCAGCTCTCCGGCGGCCAACGCCAGCGCATCGCGCTCGCCCGCGCGCTCGCGATCGAGCCGCGCATCCTGCTGCTCGACGAGCCCTTCGGCGCGCTCGATGCGAAGGTGCGGAAGGAGCTGCGCAAATGGCTGCGCTCGCTGCATCATGAGATCAACGTCACCTCGATCTTCGTCACCCACGACCAGGAGGAGGCGCTCGAAGTCGCCAACCGTGTCGTCGTCATGGACAAGGGCAGGATCGAGCAGGTCGGCTCGCCCGACGACGTCTACGAGACGCCGGCGACCGCCTTCGTGCACGGCTTCATCGGCGAATCCATCGAGCTGCCGGTCCAGGTCGAGGGCGGCGTCGTCAGGCTCGGCGATCGTCCGCTCAATCTTGGGGCGGACGGGCTTGCGCCTGGCGCGTCAAAGCTGTTCGTGCGGCGACACGACATGCTGGTCGGCCCGCCAGGCTCGGGTGCCTTCGAGGGCGCGGTCCAGCATGTCCGCAATTTCGGTCCCGTGCAGCGAGCCGAGGTCGCATTGTCAGGCGGCGAGACCATCGAGATCGACGCCCCTCGTGACCGGGAACTGCGCGCCGGCGACACGATCGGCCTCGAGCCCCGCCGCTACCGCATATTTGCGGGCGCCTGAGGTGCCTTAACGGGGTGAATTTTCCTCAAAATTCACCTTTCAGCCACGGTTGGTATGCAACAACGGCCCTTCCTTTGGGGGCCTCGATTCATGCGCGCTGCGGCCGCAATACTCATCACTTTGCTTCTCGCCGGCTGCGCCGGCAACGAAGCGCCGGTCCAGCAGCCGTCGATGTATGCCGACATGTCGGTCCCGGGCGCCAAGCTCGATGCGCCGGCGGCCGCGATCATGATCTCGCAATACCGTCAGAACAACGGCCTCGGTACCGTCATCGTCGACCCCGATCTGATGCGGCTCGCCGAATCCCAGTCCAACGCCATGGCTGCCGCCAACAAGATGGACCATGACGTCCGCGCGCCGCTCGCCAAGCGCCTTGCCGCCGGTGGCTACCCCGCGACCGTGGCGGTCGAGAACATCTCGGCCGGCTATCATACGCTGGCGGAAGCGTTTTCCGGCTGGCGCGACTCGCCCCCGCACCGCGCCAACATGCTCAAGGGCGGTGTCACAAAATTGGGCATTGCGGCGGGCTATGCTCCAGGCACCAAATACAAGGTGTTCTGGACCATGATCCTGGCGTCGACCGACCCCCGATAAGCCAGACTTGATCCCGGGATGCATTGACGCCGCGGCAGACTGTCGCCACGGTGGCTCGCCTTTTGCTATTGTTCCCGAATGACAGATCATAGCCCGGAAGTCGCAACAGTCCCCGCGAAGGCGCAGCGCGTCCTGGTTCTCCAGGGCGGCGGCGCGCTCGGCTCCTATCAGGCCGGCGCCTATCAGGCGCTGTGCCATTTCGATTTCGAACCGGAATGGGTTGCCGGCATCTCGATCGGTGGGGTCAATGCCGCCATCATCGCCGGCAATGAGGGCCACATCCGCGTCAAGCGGCTCAAGGAATTCTGGGAGATGGTGTCCGCGCCAGTGCCGTGGAAGCCTCTCGGCAAGAGCGATCACAGCCGCGAGCTGTTCAATTCCACCAGCGCCGCGCTGATTGCGACCTTCGGCGTGCCCGGCTTTTTCACGCCGCGCCTGCCGCCGGCGCCGCTGTGGCCGCCGGGCAGCCCGCAGGCCGAGAGCTATTACGACACGGCGCCGTTGAAGAAGACGCTGGAACGGCTGGTCGATTTCGATCGCATCAACGATTTGAAGACGCGCTTGTCGGTCGGCGCGGTCGGCGTCACCTCCGGCAACTTCAAATATTTCGACAATTACGAGTTCAAGAAGCTCGGCAAGAAAATCGGCCCCGAGCACATCATGGCCTCGGGCGCGCTGCCTCCGGGGTTTCCGTCGGTCGTGATCGAGGGCGAGCATTATTGGGACGGCGGCATCGCCTCCAACACGCCGCTCGACTTCGTGCTCGACGCCGAGGTCGATCGCGACATGCTGATCTTCCAGGTCGATCTGTTCAGTGCGCGTGGCGACCTGCCGAACTCGCTGCTCGAGGCCACCGAGCGCGAGAAGGACATCCGTTTCTCCAGCCGCACCCGGATGAACACCGACAAGAACAAGCAGCTGCACAATGCCCGCCGCGCCGTGCGCGACCTGATTTCGAAATTGCCCGATTATCTCAAGAACGACCCTTCGGTCGAGTTCCTTGCGAAGGTTGCACGTGAGAGTACGGTCACCGTGGTGCACCTGATCTATCGCAGCAAGAACTACGAATCCTCGTCCAAGGACTACGACTTCTCGCACGTCGCGATGGTCGAGCATTGGGAAAGCGGCGTGCGCGACGTGCATCTGTCGATGCGTCACAAGGACTGGCTCGAGCAGCCGCAGTCCGGCGAGACCATGGTGACCTACGATCTCACGGGGGACGTCACCGCGCCCCCGCCAAAAAGGAGCGAATAATATGGGTACTCTGTCAGGCAAGAACGCCGTCGTGACCGGTTCGACCAGCGGCATCGGGCTCGCCTATGCGCGTGCCTTTGCGGCTGCCGGCGCCAATGTCGTCATCAACGGTTTCGGCTCGCCGGAGGACATCGAGAAGGAACGCGCCAAGATCGAGTCCGATTTCGGCGTGAAGGCGGTCTACTCGCCCGCCGACATGACCAAGCCGGCCGAGATCGCCGGGATGATCGCGCTCGGCGAGAAGTCGTTCGGCTCGGTCGATATCCTCGTCAACAATGCCGGCATCCAGTTCGTTTCGCCGATCGAGGAGTTCCCGCCGGAGAAGTGGGACCAGATCATCGCGATCAACCTGTCCTCGGCCTTCCACGCCATCCGCGCCGCCGTCCCCGGCATGAAGAAGAAGGGCTGGGGCCGCATCATCAACACCGCGTCGGCACACTCGCTGGTCGCCTCGCCCTTCAAGTCGGCCTATGTGTCGGCCAAGCACGGCATCGCCGGCCTGACCAAGACCGTGGCGCTGGAAGTCGCGACCAACAAGATCACCTGCAACTGCATCAGCCCCGGCTATGTCTGGACGCCGCTGGTGGAGAAGCAGATCCCGGATACGATGAAGGCCCGCAACCTCACCCGCGAGCAGGTCATCAACGACGTGCTGCTCGACGCCCAGCCGACCAAGGAGTTCGTCACGTCCGAGCAGGTCGCAGCGCTGGCGCTGTTCCTGTGCAGCGACGATGCCGCGCAGATCACGGGTACCAACCTGTCGATCGACGGCGGCTGGACCGCGGAGTAAGGGGGCGTTGCCGGAGGGCTCGCTGCCGTAGGTGGGCAAAGGCGCGCAAGCGCCGTGCCCACGATCTCTCTCCAATCGAAAAAGGTGGTGGGCACGCGTTCGCTTTGCCCACCCTACGAGACCTACGATTCCGTCCCTCGGTCGAGTCTCAATGGCTCCAGGCCAGAGCCGTCACGATCGCGGATTGCAGGTTCAACTCCGCGAACATGATCTTGCCTGCGACGACGACAAGGACGCTGGCGAGCGTCAGGCGCAGCACCGTCTCCGGCACGCGCGTCGCGCTGTAGCTGCCGATGATGATGCCGGGCAGCGAGCCCAGCAGCAGCACGCCCATCAAACCCCAGTCGACCGAGCCGAGCATCCAGTGTCCGATGCCGGCCACCAGCGTCAGCGGCACGGCGTGGGCGATGTCGGAGCCGACGATGGTTGCCATCGGCAGGCGCGGGTAGAGCAGCAGCAGCACGGTCACGCCGACCGCACCGGCACCGACCGATGAAATCGAGACCAGCACGCCGAGCACGATTCCGGTGACGACGGTCGCAATCATCGTGGTGCGCTCGCTGACCTGCTCCATGCGCCGGCGATAGCGCTCCATGATCGACCTGCGGAAGATCAACGATGTCGCGGTCAGGATCAGCGCGAAGCACAGCACCAGGTTGACGAGGTTGCGCTCGGCATCGCTTCTGAGATCGAGCTTCCACAGCACCAGCAGCGTCAGCGCACTTGCCGGGATGCTGCCGCAGGCGAGCCGCACCACGGCCGGCCAGTGCACGCTGCGCGACCAGCCATGGACCACGCTACCGCCGGTCTTGGTGGCAGCGGCATAGAGCAGGTCGGTGCCGACGGCGGTGGTCGGGTGGATGCCGAACAACAGGATCAGCAGCGGCGTCATCAACGAGCCGCCTCCTACGCCGGTCAGCCCGACAAGCAGGCCGACGCCGAATCCCGAGGCGACGTAAAGCGGATCAATCATGGTTGGGGAAATCTAGATTTATCTCGTCAGTTGGGCAATAAGACGTAGAATAAATTTCCCCTGAGGCGCAACCTCTTGGGTGGAATAAGAAAAATTGTGCTCTGAGATGGAAAAGGGCAGGCAATTCGCGCTGTCCTTGGGTGCGTTGCGAGACAGCCGTTCCCCGGGGGCGCGGGCAGGGACGGGCGCGTCGTACCTATTTACCAAACGCCAGGACGTGCAGCCCCAGGCGCTGCCGCACGATCCAGAACAGCAGTACCGTCTCGAAGGTGAGCGAGATCGAGGTCGCGGCCGCGGCGCCGTGGCCGCCGAAGCGTGGCACCAGCGCGATGCAGAGCACGACGTTCATCACGAACGCCAGGGCGTAGGCCAGCGCGCAGATCTTCTGCTGGCCCAGCATGTTGAGCAGGCGCTCCACCGGGCCGATCGCGGCACGCACCACGAGGCCGATGGCGGCGACGAACATGATGTCGTAGCCGACGACGAATTGCGGCCCGAACAGCCAGAGCAGGGGCTTGCCCAGCGCGAGCAGCACGGCGGTCGCCGCCAGCGACGGCCAGAACGTCCAGTTGATGGCGTGCGCGACATAGGCCGACAGCCGCGCCTTGTCGCCGAGCGCGTTGTATTCCGCGAAGCGATGCGCGGTCGTCGCCGACATCGCGTAATGAATGAACGAGACCAATGCCAGCGTCTTGACGACAGCAAAGTAGACGCCGACCTCGTCGGACGGGCGGAACTGCTGCAGCACCAGCACGTCGGTGTAGGACAGGAGCAGGTAGAAACTTTCGACCAGCAGGATCGGCAGCGACACCGCGAGCCAGCCACTGACGTCATAGGCCTTGGGGCCGGGCGCGATGTGCTCGGCGAGCTTGCGGTTCAGCACCACCATCTGCCCGGTCATCGCGATCCAGACCGCGCCGGCGCTCGCCACCATCGCGGCGATCGCGCCGAGATGATAGCCGAGCAGGAAGGCACCGGCGGTGATGCCGATGATCAGCGCCTGGCGGATGATGAACTGCGGCATCAGGCCGAGCTGCATCCAGTCATGCGAGCGCGCGATGCCGTCCTGGGTGTTGGCGACGACGAAGGCGGGCAGCGTCATGCAGCCGATATAGAGCGGCAGCTCTTCGGCCGGATTGATCCAGGGCGACAACAGCTTGACGACGCCGGCCAGTCCCAGCGACACCAGCGTGGAGAAGGCGAAGGTCAGCCAACGGCTGCCGGAGAGAAAGCCGCGCAGCAGGGCATGGTCACCGCTGGCGCGATATTCCGGAATGATTTTTTGCGCGGAGGCCGAGATGCCGAAATCCATCATGCTGCCGAGCAGCAGCACCCAGGTCCAGACATAGACATAAATGCCGTAGTCGGACGTCCCCATCCAGCGCGCGAGCAGGACCTGCGAGAAATAGGCGAGTCCCGCGCTGATCACGCGAATGATGAAGATGGTGCCGGCCAGCCGCCGCGTCAGCGACGCTTCGCTCGAACCGCCGGTCAGCCTGGCGCGCAGCCGCGCGATCAGCCCGGCGGGTCCGGTCGTTACGGGTTCTGCATCCATCACGGCCAATTCTGGGAATCCCCGGGCGTTCCGCATGCTGCGGCAGGCTCGGGATTAGCAACCATTCGTTAAGATTCGGTTGGGTGGGGCGTGCTGTCCTTGGTGTCGCGCCAACCCCCGCTGTCGTCCCGGCGAAGGCCGGGACCTATAACCACAGGGAGCAGTGTGGTGCTCGCTGGCAACTCCGAGCCTTCGCAAAACTATTGCTGCGGCGTATGGGTCCCGAATCGGCGCTTCGCTTGTCCGGGACGACAGCTGAGAGTGCCGCGACAGCCCGGGCTACTCCAAATTCGTATTGAACTCGTACGATTTCTCCGGCCCGACCAGCGTGAACTTCAGCGCTGCACCGTCGGGCTTGACGCCCGGCGGCAATCCGTCGAGCTCGAAGGAAAACCGCTTCACGCCGGGCGGGCTGTGCTCGACCGGGTCTGGAATCGGCAGCGACCATTCGGGCGTCGGCCCTTCCACGAACAGATTGACCTTGCTGTCCGCGGGCGCAACGACGTCGACCACCACGTTCTTGGGCCCGTCGCGCCTGACGTCGCGGATGGTCAGCGGATTGGGATCGCCGATCGTGGCGGGCTTCGGCACGGTGTCGAGCGCCGTACGCAGATTGGCATCTTCGGTCGAGGCGACGTTGTTGAAGCCGAGCTCGACATTGGCCTCGACAGGAATGCAGAGCTTTTCGCAGACCGCATAATTGATCTCGGCGCGCAGCGTCACCGGCTTGTCGGCAGCCTTGGCCACGATGCGCAAGGGCAGCACGATCTGGTCGTGATAGCCGATCGAATGACCGCCCGCGCCGTCGTCGAATTTCAGC
Encoded proteins:
- a CDS encoding oligosaccharide flippase family protein — translated: MDAEPVTTGPAGLIARLRARLTGGSSEASLTRRLAGTIFIIRVISAGLAYFSQVLLARWMGTSDYGIYVYVWTWVLLLGSMMDFGISASAQKIIPEYRASGDHALLRGFLSGSRWLTFAFSTLVSLGLAGVVKLLSPWINPAEELPLYIGCMTLPAFVVANTQDGIARSHDWMQLGLMPQFIIRQALIIGITAGAFLLGYHLGAIAAMVASAGAVWIAMTGQMVVLNRKLAEHIAPGPKAYDVSGWLAVSLPILLVESFYLLLSYTDVLVLQQFRPSDEVGVYFAVVKTLALVSFIHYAMSATTAHRFAEYNALGDKARLSAYVAHAINWTFWPSLAATAVLLALGKPLLWLFGPQFVVGYDIMFVAAIGLVVRAAIGPVERLLNMLGQQKICALAYALAFVMNVVLCIALVPRFGGHGAAAATSISLTFETVLLFWIVRQRLGLHVLAFGK
- a CDS encoding sulfate ABC transporter ATP-binding protein; its protein translation is MTIEVKNLVKRFGSFAALDGVDLKVNDGELLALLGPSGSGKTTLLRIIAGLDWPDSGEVAFNGEDALAQGARERNVGFVFQHYALFRHMSVFENVAFGLRVQPRAIRKDEATIRRRVKELLDLVQLDWLADRYPSQLSGGQRQRIALARALAIEPRILLLDEPFGALDAKVRKELRKWLRSLHHEINVTSIFVTHDQEEALEVANRVVVMDKGRIEQVGSPDDVYETPATAFVHGFIGESIELPVQVEGGVVRLGDRPLNLGADGLAPGASKLFVRRHDMLVGPPGSGAFEGAVQHVRNFGPVQRAEVALSGGETIEIDAPRDRELRAGDTIGLEPRRYRIFAGA
- a CDS encoding patatin-like phospholipase family protein; this encodes MTDHSPEVATVPAKAQRVLVLQGGGALGSYQAGAYQALCHFDFEPEWVAGISIGGVNAAIIAGNEGHIRVKRLKEFWEMVSAPVPWKPLGKSDHSRELFNSTSAALIATFGVPGFFTPRLPPAPLWPPGSPQAESYYDTAPLKKTLERLVDFDRINDLKTRLSVGAVGVTSGNFKYFDNYEFKKLGKKIGPEHIMASGALPPGFPSVVIEGEHYWDGGIASNTPLDFVLDAEVDRDMLIFQVDLFSARGDLPNSLLEATEREKDIRFSSRTRMNTDKNKQLHNARRAVRDLISKLPDYLKNDPSVEFLAKVARESTVTVVHLIYRSKNYESSSKDYDFSHVAMVEHWESGVRDVHLSMRHKDWLEQPQSGETMVTYDLTGDVTAPPPKRSE
- the cysT gene encoding sulfate ABC transporter permease subunit CysT translates to MGLTLTWLSVIILIPLAGLFLRSTELSFDQFWAILSSRRTLNALRVSFGLAFAAACVNLVMGSIIVWALVRYRFPGRRIFDAIVDVPFALPTAVAGVALTSLFAEKGWLGAPLAALGIKVAFTPLGIFVAMIFIGIPFVVRTVQPVLQDLDPEIEEAAGSLGASRWQTIIRVILPSLAPALLTGLALAFARAVGEYGSVIFIAGNLPNVSEIAPLLIVIRLSEFRYADATAIAVVMLVVSFVIIFAVNRLQRWAQNRVPVH
- a CDS encoding phosphoadenylyl-sulfate reductase → MNAMAPQVSSVSTLPSAAELDRALREASPAEVIAAALKAVGREKLALVSSFGTESATLLKVMADVDPAIPVIFLDTGWLFEETLAYRDTLIATLGLKDVRSIKPAEETLTREDPERDLWFSDPDACCRIRKVEPLARALKPFSAWLNGRKRFQGNLRADIPVVEDDGARLKFNPFANVSREELEAIFIRAKLPRHPLAASGFRSVGCMPCTSRTAEGEDERAGRWRGRAKTECGIHTMKAS
- a CDS encoding 3-hydroxybutyrate dehydrogenase translates to MGTLSGKNAVVTGSTSGIGLAYARAFAAAGANVVINGFGSPEDIEKERAKIESDFGVKAVYSPADMTKPAEIAGMIALGEKSFGSVDILVNNAGIQFVSPIEEFPPEKWDQIIAINLSSAFHAIRAAVPGMKKKGWGRIINTASAHSLVASPFKSAYVSAKHGIAGLTKTVALEVATNKITCNCISPGYVWTPLVEKQIPDTMKARNLTREQVINDVLLDAQPTKEFVTSEQVAALALFLCSDDAAQITGTNLSIDGGWTAE
- a CDS encoding sulfite exporter TauE/SafE family protein yields the protein MIDPLYVASGFGVGLLVGLTGVGGGSLMTPLLILLFGIHPTTAVGTDLLYAAATKTGGSVVHGWSRSVHWPAVVRLACGSIPASALTLLVLWKLDLRSDAERNLVNLVLCFALILTATSLIFRRSIMERYRRRMEQVSERTTMIATVVTGIVLGVLVSISSVGAGAVGVTVLLLLYPRLPMATIVGSDIAHAVPLTLVAGIGHWMLGSVDWGLMGVLLLGSLPGIIIGSYSATRVPETVLRLTLASVLVVVAGKIMFAELNLQSAIVTALAWSH
- a CDS encoding DUF934 domain-containing protein — encoded protein: MPLVNGGKIIDDSFVKLAVDIPLPESGDILVPAERFIGEADALLKRAGKVGVIWPNNRDIDELVPYLGKVATVALVFPTFRDGRAYSQARLLRERYNYRGDLRATGQILRDQFVFMLRAGFDSFEVKKQADAEAFMQTAKRYSVFYQPTGDGRITALHRRMQLRHSEGVGT
- a CDS encoding protein-disulfide reductase DsbD domain-containing protein, whose protein sequence is MLTRVPLQAAIGVATTLLASLMAMGAHADDASLWQRDGHSAVRLLAGSRSGAVLLGGIAFQLQPGWKTYWRMPGDSGVPPRFDFSKSDNVEAVTVMWPAPLKFDDGAGGHSIGYHDQIVLPLRIVAKAADKPVTLRAEINYAVCEKLCIPVEANVELGFNNVASTEDANLRTALDTVPKPATIGDPNPLTIRDVRRDGPKNVVVDVVAPADSKVNLFVEGPTPEWSLPIPDPVEHSPPGVKRFSFELDGLPPGVKPDGAALKFTLVGPEKSYEFNTNLE
- a CDS encoding sulfate ABC transporter substrate-binding protein, which gives rise to MMRRIVPLAAGLLTTGFLASAALAADINLLNVSYDPTRELYVEFNKAFANAYQKETGKSVEIKQSHGGSGSQARAVIDGLQADVVTLALAYDIDAIAGKGLIAADWQKRLPQNSSPYTSTIVFLVRKGNPKGIKDWDDLLKPGVAVITPNPKTSGGARWNYLAAWGFAQKKFGSADKAKDFVGKLYQQVPVLDTGARGATVTFVERGVGDVLLAWENEAYLALKEFGPEKFEIVAPPLSILAEPPVAIVDKVADKKGTRNVADAYLQYWYTKEGQEIAARNFYRPRDAEIAKKYENSFAKVELFTIDDVFGGWTKAQKEHFADGGVFDQIYKN
- a CDS encoding CAP domain-containing protein, producing the protein MRAAAAILITLLLAGCAGNEAPVQQPSMYADMSVPGAKLDAPAAAIMISQYRQNNGLGTVIVDPDLMRLAESQSNAMAAANKMDHDVRAPLAKRLAAGGYPATVAVENISAGYHTLAEAFSGWRDSPPHRANMLKGGVTKLGIAAGYAPGTKYKVFWTMILASTDPR
- the cysW gene encoding sulfate ABC transporter permease subunit CysW, which encodes MTMQIADSVSLTSPEAKARVHAAAARNNLRTEPKAVRIAIIVLAIAFLSVFVVLPLVLVFAQAFSRGVLAYFNALAEPEALAAIKLTLLVAAISVGLNLVFGLVAAWAIAKFEFRGKTFLITLIDLPFSVSPVISGLVFVLLFGAQGYFGGWLRDHDIQILFAVPGIALATTFVTFPFVARALIPLMQEQGTQEEEAAISLGASGLQTFFRVTLPNIKWGVLYGVLLCNARAMGEFGAVSVVSGHIRGETNTMPLLVEILYNEYQFVAAFAIASLLAMLALITLIAKTILERHLDEGHDVNDH